One Solanum pennellii chromosome 9, SPENNV200 DNA segment encodes these proteins:
- the LOC107030241 gene encoding uncharacterized protein LOC107030241, which translates to MTLSEYSLKFVKLSRYATSFMSYIRDKMNRFLTGIDEDLEKECRAAVLHDIMDLSRLMVHIQFMKGLFHQGELSSSKGHYDKDSEPRVKRNNEVDTPQERPPCRNCGKLHGGECMMGTNTCYCCGKPGHTVNNCPNRISQEQRKERVQPNGQC; encoded by the exons ATGACACTCAgtgagtattccctgaagtttgtgaaattatccaggtatgctacttcttTTATGTCTTACATCAGAGACAAGATGAATAGATTCTTGACAGGGATTGATGAGGATCTTGAGAAGGAGTGTAGGGCAGCTGTGCTGCATGACATcatggacctttccaggcttatggtccatATCCA gtttatGAAGGGACTGTTCCACCAAGGGGAGTtaagttcatccaagggtcaCTATGATAAGGATTCTGAGCctagagttaagagaaacaatgaGGTAGATACACCTCAAGAGAGGCCACCTTGCAGGAATTGTGGCAAACtgcatggaggagagtgtatgatgggcACTAACACTTGTTACTGTTGTGGAAAACCGGGTCACACGGTGAATAATTGTCCGAATAGGATAAGTCAAGAACAAcggaaggagagagttcagcCTAATGGTCAATGttaa